From Motacilla alba alba isolate MOTALB_02 chromosome 9, Motacilla_alba_V1.0_pri, whole genome shotgun sequence, a single genomic window includes:
- the SKIL gene encoding ski-like protein, producing MESPQINFPLGLVSDQKRSRIQEDGSPPLKKAMTEMHVNNKVQVVVNKLPTIKKENLDDYDETPVEADGETTKPNSASLSEPLSLNPGLKHTLAQFHLSSQSSLGGPAAFSARYSQESMSPSVFLPLPSPQVLSGPLLIPPDSSTELTQTLLEGESISCFKVGGEKRLCLPQVLNSVLRDFSLQQINTVCDELYIYCSRCTSDQLHILKVLGILPFNAPSCGLITLTDAQRLCNALLRPRTFPQSGSFLPGKNTLAQLKETGSAFEVEHECLGKCQGLFAPQFYLAPDDPCIQCLECYGMFSPQTFVMHSHRSPDKRTCHWGFESAKWHCYLHINQKYLGTSEERELKHLLEEMKEKFSEKNQKRTRSKAEPQQNLELSQWYPVIKQEAETDPQPPSFFHPSYYLYMCDKVVAPNVSLASQYKDVAKTTIKASEVNKSSPGQSEKKLSSGKHKKAASYPELSLEEQEKIDLKTGVEQPNKRLDPPVPTRSARGAKSERVSSKIPRDSGRAEGGADARTLSPTLMKDISCEDDKGRIMEEVMKTYIKQQEKLNTILRRKQQLQMEVEMLSNSKAMKELTEEQQNLQKELECLQAEHAQRMEEFYFEQRDLEKKLDQVMKQKCSCDSNLEKDKEAEYAAQLAELRQRLDHAEADRQELQDELRQEREAREKLEMMIKELKLQILKSSKNGKGK from the exons ATGGAAAGCCCACAGATAAACTTCCCTCTAGGTCTGGTTTCAGACCAAAAAAGGAGCAGGATCCAAGAGGATGGGAGTCCTCCACTGAAAAAAGCAATGACAGAAATGCATGTAAATAACAAAGTACAGGTAGTAGTAAATAAACTGccaacaataaaaaaggaaaacctggaCGACTATGATGAAACTCCGGTGGAAGCTGATGGGGAAACCACCAAGCCAAACAGTGCTTCACTATCTGAGCCTTTGAGTTTAAATCCAGGTTTGAAACACACATTGGCACAGTTCCACCTGAGCAGCCAGAGTTCACTGGGAGGACCTGCAGCTTTTTCAGCTCGGTATTCCCAGGAAAGTATGTCACCCTCTgtcttcctgcctctcccatCACCACAAGTCCTCTCTGGTCCGCTGCTCATCCCTCCAGACAGCTCCACGGAACTCACGCAGACCCTGCTGGAGGGGGAATCCATCTCTTGTTTTAAAGTCGGAGGAGAAAAAAGACTTTGCCTGCCTCAAGTGTTGAATTCGGTTCTCCGAGACTTTTCCTTGCAGCAGATCAACACGGTGTGTGATGAGCTCTATATCTATTGCTCAAGGTGCACTTCTGACCAGCTTCACATTCTGAAAGTTTTGGGAATTCTTCCGTTCAACGCTCCGTCCTGTGGGCTCATCACGCTGACGGACGCTCAGAGACTATGCAATGCTTTACTGCGCCCTCGCACTTTCCCCCAAAGTGGCAGTTTCCTCCCTGGTAAGAACACCTTGGCCCAGCTGAAAGAGACTGGCAGTGCCTTCGAAGTAGAGCACGAATGCCTGGGCAAGTGCCAGGGGTTGTTTGCACCTCAGTTCTACCTTGCCCCGGATGACCCGTGCATCCAGTGCTTGGAATGCTACGGGATGTTCTCACCCCAGACCTTCGTCATGCATTCGCACAGATCCCCGGACAAGAGGACCTGCCACTGGGGGTTTGAGTCAGCCAAGTGGCACTGCTACCTGCACATTAACCAAAAATACCTGGGCACGTCAGAGGAGAGAGAGCTGAAGCATCTCTTGGAGGAAATGAAGGAGAAATTCAGCGAGAAAAATCAGAAGAGAACTCGGTCCAAA gcagagccacagcagaaCCTGGAATTGTCACAGTGGTATCCAGTTATAAAGCAAGAAGCAGAAACTGATCCTCAACCACCTTCCTTTTTCCACCCCAG ttactaCCTTTATATGTGTGATAAAGTGGTTGCCCCGAATGTGTCTCTTGCATCTCAATATAAGGATGTTgcaaaaacaacaataaaagcTTCAGAAGTTAATAAATCCTCACCTGGGCAGTCAGAGAAGAAGCTCAGTAGTGGAAAGCACAAAAAAGCTGCCTCCTATCCAGAGCTTTCTCttgaagaacaggaaaaaattgaCTTGAAAACTGGGGTGGAGCAGCCAAATAAACGTTTAG ATCCTCCCGTGCCAACTCGTTCTGCGAGAGGGGCGAAGTCTGAGCGCGTTTCTTCCAAAATCCCCAGAGACTCTGGCCGTGCTGAGGGAGGTGCTGATGCACGAACCTTGTCCCCCACCCTCATGAAGGACATCAGCTGTGAGGATGACAAGGGAAGGATCATGGAAGAAGTTATGAAAACCTACAtcaagcagcaggagaagctgaacACGATTCTGcggaggaagcagcagctccaaatg GAAGTGGAAATGTTAAGCAACTCTAAAGCTATGAAGGAACTgactgaagagcagcagaatttACAAAAAGAACTCGAATGTTTGCAAGCAGAGCATGCACAAAGAATGgaggaattttattttgagcAGAGAGACTTGGAGAAGAAACTGGACCAAgtgatgaaacaaaaatgtagCTGTGACTCCAATTTGGAAAAAGATAAAGAAGCTGAATATGCAGCACAG CTGGCAGAGTTGAGGCAGAGGTTGGATCATGCAGAGGCAGATAGACAAGAGCTCCAGGATGAACTGAGACAGGAACGAGAGGCCCGGGAAAAGTTGGAGATGATGATAAAGGAATTGAAGCTACAGATCCTGAAATCTtcaaaaaatgggaaaggaaaatag